The window TTATATATGTGGATTCGTATTTCTAAACTATTATTAACGATAAAAAATATAGCCCTTGTAGGCGTTGGTATTGCACTTTGTATTGCACTTATTAATACATTGATTAGTCTTGTCTATGTTACGTGGGCGAATATTCAAGGTTATAGTACATACTCTTTATTGATTGAAGAACTAATTACCTTCTTTCTATACTTTGAGTTTATTGCACTCATCGTCAAATACTTTAAAAATAACTTCCACTTTCCGCTTAACTTCTTTTTATACATTGGCATAACTGCAATTGTAAGACTTCTAATTATCAATCATGAATCATCATTTGATAATTTAATTTGGTCTGTTGCAATTTTTGTACTTGTATGTAGCTTAGTATTAGTAGAAAAATTTATTGGACATAACGAATAAAATTTGAATCGTTTTGTTTGAATATATCTAATTCATTTAGATATATCTAAATGAAAAATGGCCTCTACCGTAGTAGAGGCCATTTTTATTAATAAATTGATTTTATTAGAAGATATTTTTAGCGTAGTTAGCGTACTTAGCTTCTAATTCTTCCATTTTATCATTCATTTCAATTTGTAATTGGGATGCTAAATCATATTCACCATCATTAAGTGCATCAATTAAACGAGTGAATAAGGATTTACGATCATCACTATCTTTAGCAAGGTAGAAACGTAAGTCATTAACTTCTGCAAAGCGTTTATCATCTACACTATTTCGGCTATCAGTATGAATTGCAACCATGCTACGAACTGTATCCAAATTATTTGGAATTAAGCGATTAGCCAATACTAGTTTCCAACGTTTAAGAATGGACGCAATAAAGGAGTCCATTAAATCTTTAGCAAATGCATTGCCTTGAGCCAATGTTTCTACTAATTCAGGATTATTTTGGTAACCCTTTATGTTTTCCCATACAGTAGCTGGAGCAACACCAAACATTTGATTACGTTCTTCTTGTGTGAAATCATCAAACACATCTTTTTCAGTACGGTATGCACGATTTGTAGCAAGATAATCAGATGTTTCACCTACTTCTTTGGAAAGCTCTGCTTCCAATTGAGCTTGTGTTTTACCAGATGTAATGGCATATTTCATACCATCAAATGCAGAGATAAAGATCAATGCTAAAGCAGTATATGTATTGGTGTAAGGATTTGGAGAACGCAATTCATAACGTGTCGCCATAGGATTATCGATATCTCGAATTAAACCGCAAAGGATTGTACGGTTACGGCTAGGTTCAGATGGATCAGTACCTAAAGATGTAACAATACATACTGGCGCTTCAAACCCAGGTTTTAAACGGTTTAAAGAATCTGTTGTAGAGCTGATGAATGGATTAATGGCTTCATAGTGTTTTAAAAGTCCCATAATTGCACCAATGCCTAAAGAGCTAGCAGATTCTTTACGCATATCTTCTGGGCTAAATAAGTTAACAACTTTACCAGATTTTAATTTAGCCATAACACCAAAATGAGTATGTTCACCAGAACCAGCTACACCAATTATTGGTTTTGCATTAAATGTTACATCAAGACCATTTTCACGGAATACTTCACGAACAATGATACGAGCTTGTAATTCATTATCTGCTGTTTGTAATGGATTATTTGAGAATTTCCAGTCGATTTCTAATTGTTCTAATACAACTGCTTCATGACCATCTTCATCAAGTTTAGCTTTAACGCCACCTACTTCTTTATGACCCATTTCAGCAACCATACCATATCTATCAAGACGTTCAACAGCTTGTTCTAATGCAGTGCGAACTGTACCATGAGTACGTTGCCAGTATTGTTCTTGTAATTTTTGGGATACGGATAATTCTTTTTTTGTAACTGTTCTAGATGGAGTTTTTACCCAGAATTCTAGTTCTGTTGCAGATGTGAAAATGATATCTACAACTTCATCAGCTTTCACATGCGGCATACCAGGTAAGCCATGTTCTTTAATCAAAGCCAATAATTCAGCACGAACATAGTCGCAGCTGCGTTTTAAAATAGAACGAGAATCTACATAGCGATAGTTATGCATCAAGAATGCAGGAATACGAAGTGTACCAGTTGGTAAGCCTGTAACAGGATCAATATTTTCGTAGTTGTAATCAACAAACCAGTTTACACTTGGATCGCCCCACATATCTACACGAGCATTATTTAATGTAGCAATATTTGTAAGTACTACA of the Veillonella parvula genome contains:
- a CDS encoding glutamine synthetase, encoding MSTTNELLYYIPAGQYGKEGVLALLEQHPEIKFVSLVGIDLAGNDTDEKIPMSAFFDDYESFFEGRAVQTDGSSVVLTNIATLNNARVDMWGDPSVNWFVDYNYENIDPVTGLPTGTLRIPAFLMHNYRYVDSRSILKRSCDYVRAELLALIKEHGLPGMPHVKADEVVDIIFTSATELEFWVKTPSRTVTKKELSVSQKLQEQYWQRTHGTVRTALEQAVERLDRYGMVAEMGHKEVGGVKAKLDEDGHEAVVLEQLEIDWKFSNNPLQTADNELQARIIVREVFRENGLDVTFNAKPIIGVAGSGEHTHFGVMAKLKSGKVVNLFSPEDMRKESASSLGIGAIMGLLKHYEAINPFISSTTDSLNRLKPGFEAPVCIVTSLGTDPSEPSRNRTILCGLIRDIDNPMATRYELRSPNPYTNTYTALALIFISAFDGMKYAITSGKTQAQLEAELSKEVGETSDYLATNRAYRTEKDVFDDFTQEERNQMFGVAPATVWENIKGYQNNPELVETLAQGNAFAKDLMDSFIASILKRWKLVLANRLIPNNLDTVRSMVAIHTDSRNSVDDKRFAEVNDLRFYLAKDSDDRKSLFTRLIDALNDGEYDLASQLQIEMNDKMEELEAKYANYAKNIF
- a CDS encoding phosphate-starvation-inducible protein PsiE, which translates into the protein MWIRISKLLLTIKNIALVGVGIALCIALINTLISLVYVTWANIQGYSTYSLLIEELITFFLYFEFIALIVKYFKNNFHFPLNFFLYIGITAIVRLLIINHESSFDNLIWSVAIFVLVCSLVLVEKFIGHNE